In Montipora capricornis isolate CH-2021 chromosome 4, ASM3666992v2, whole genome shotgun sequence, a single genomic region encodes these proteins:
- the LOC138046137 gene encoding papilin-like gives MNTAEIHFSGICRDRMESRTCRYFVTLYRAKDTDCCKWKSMKTNCALTCKTCERKPRCATSLSKYGCCWDQKTEAHSYGGEGCPGNLIHCKDNFPRFCQQRVSRFSRRSACNERGKKMCPKSCGVCKIKAAAQARPDCLDTPYGCCWDLTAATGPNGAGCRVCRNLYHRLCSLWKDYCKPDAYRFVKENVVEKYRYSCPVTCGQCRHGETKLDISAFKRRL, from the exons ATGAACACAGCAGAGATTCATTTCTCGGGAA TATGCCGAGACCGTATGGAATCAAGGACATGCCGATATTTTGTCACTCTTTATCGCGCCAAAGACACAGACTGCTGTAAGTGGAAATCGATGAAAACGAATTGCGCTCTTACTTGCAAAACTTGTG AACGTAAACCAAGATGTGCCACGTCATTAAGTAAATACGGCTGCTGCTGGGATCAAAAAACAGAAGCGCATTCGTATGGAGGCGAAGGTTGTCCAGGTAATTTAATTCAC TGCAAAGATAACTTCCCAAGGTTTTGCCAACAACGTGTTTCACGGTTCTCCAGACGAAGTGCTTGCAATgaacgaggaaagaaaatgtgtcCAAAAAGCTGTGGAGTTTGTA AGATCAAGGCAGCTGCGCAGGCGCGCCCCGATTGTCTTGATACTCCATACGGCTGCTGCTGGGACCTTACTGCAGCTACGGGACCAAATGGTGCGGGGTGCAGAG TTTGCAGGAATCTTTATCATAGATTATGTAGTTTATGGAAAGACTACTGTAAGCCTGATGCCTACAGatttgtcaaggaaaacgtGGTTGAAAAGTATAGATATTCTTGTCCAGTCACATGTGGTCAGTGTCGACATGGTGAGACAAAGTTGGACATATCTGCCTTCAAAA GAAGGCTCTAA